A part of Periophthalmus magnuspinnatus isolate fPerMag1 chromosome 19, fPerMag1.2.pri, whole genome shotgun sequence genomic DNA contains:
- the LOC117386879 gene encoding dual specificity protein phosphatase 13-like: MPRGLSSGTSCDGTNGGRYETPPASELQRLMWTKKGGSNNHMDEVYPRIYIGDMYAAKDKKALQSHLITHVLNAADGKYNVNTGAVFYRDTKITYFGVEAFDMASFDISPFFYPAANFINNALSSPTGKVLVHCAMGLSRSSSLVLGYLMIHEGLTLVQALKAVSENRNVCPNNGFLEQLRALDSKLHCGGGPR; encoded by the exons ATGCCTCGTGGTCTGAGCAGTGGGACGTCCTGCGATGGGACCAACGGGGGGCGCTATGAGACCCCTCCCGCCTCAGAACTACAGAGGCTCATGTGGACCAAAAAGGGCGGCAGCAACAACCACATGGACGAAGTCTATCCGAGGATTTACATCGGAGACAT GTACGCGGCGAAGGATAAGAAGGCGCTTCAGTCTCATCTCATCACTCACGTCCTCAACGCAGCAGACGGTAAATACAACGTAAACACCGGGGCCGTTTTCTACAGAGACACTAAGATCACGTATTTCGGAGTGGAGGCGTTCGACATGGCGAGCTTCGACATCAGCCCCTTCTTCTACCCAGCAGCCAACTTCATCAACAACGCACTCAGCTCCCCCACAG GTAAGGTGCTGGTTCACTGTGCGATGGGCCTCagccgctcctcctctctggttTTGGGGTATCTGATGATCCACGAGGGGCTGACGCTGGTGCAGGCGCTGAAGGCCGTGAGCGAAAACCGAAACGTCTGCCCCAACAACGGCTTCTTGGAACAGCTCCGAGCTCTGGACTCCAAACTGCACTGTGGGGGTGGACCCAGGTAG